The sequence below is a genomic window from Halolamina litorea.
CGACGGCGTAGCCCGCCAACACCGCCAAAGCGGCCAACTCGTTCAGCGCCACCGCTTCCAGCGAGGTGACGCTCGAACTGGTCAGCCCGTAGCGTCGGAGCACGTTCCCGAACGCGAAACAGACCGCCGCGGCGACGGGGAACAGCAGTTCGTAGGACTCCCAGCCCTCGGCGTCGCCGCCCTTCGCCAGCGCGAGGACGGCGAGGCCGACGACGAGGACGACGACGCCCACGGCCGTCGAGAGCGACGCCGGTTCACCGAGGAACGCCACCGCGAGCATCGTCGCGAACAGCGGCCGCGCGGAGACGCCGGCGCTGTTGACGCTCGCCCCCACCCGGTCGACGCCGGCGAACGTCGCCAGCCGACCGAGCGCGGTGCCGACGACGCCGGCGAGCAGGAACACGCCGAGCGTCGTCGTGTCCAACCCCGCGAAGGCGTCGCCGCCCCGGAGGATCGCCAGCCCGGCGAGGTAGAGCGTGCTGTCGACGAGCACGACCGCGAGCGACGCCTGCAGCGAGGTGCCGCCGGCGGCCATCCCGCGCTTCGAGAGCACCGGCGAGAACCCCCACAGCAGCGCCGGCACGAGCGCCAGCGCGTACACTTCCGGCGGTGCCGCGAGCGTATCAGCCATCGTGGGTGGGTCCGTCGGGGTACACAAGGAAACGTCGGTCCCGGCAGCCGACACCGTCGGACTGCTTTGGCCGGGATTTATGCGCCCGTCGCTCCGCAGTTCTCCCACGCGATGAAACTGCACGAGTATCAGGCAAAGGAGGTGTTCGCCGACGCCGGGATCCCCGTTCCGGAGTCGCGGCTCGCGTCGTCAGTCGACGAGGTCGTCGAGGCGGTCGGGGAGATCGGCTTCCCCGCCGCGATCAAGGCACAGGTCCACGTCGGCGGCCGCGGCAAGGCCGGCGGTATCGAGATCGTCGGGAGCGAGGAGGAGGCCCGCGAGGCCGCCGAGTCCATCCTCGGGATGGACCTCAAGGGCTACACCGTCGAGCGCGTGCTCGTGGAGGCCGGCGTCGACTTCGTCGACGAACTCTACGTCGGTGTCACGATGGACCGCGCGGCCGGCGAACCGGTCGCCATGGTCTCGACGGAGGGTGGCGTCGACATCGAGACGGTCGCCGAGGAGACCCCCGAAGCGATCGCTCGCGAACACATCGACCCGGCGTTCGGGATGCACCCCTTCCAGTCCCGGAAGGTCGTCTACGACGCCGGCGTCGAACAGCAGTTCGCCGGCGACGTGTCGAGCATCCTCCGGACGCTCTTTACCCTCTACGAGAACAGCGACGCCTCCGAGATCGAGGTCAACCCCGTGATGATCACGGCCGACGACGACGTGATCGCCGCGGACGCGGTGATGAACATCGACGAGGACGCGCTGTTCCGCCAGCCCGAACTCTCCGAGATGGCCGAGGCGTCTTACGAGAACGACTTCGAGCGCAAGGCCGGCGAGTACGGCTTCGACTACGTCCGACTCTCGGGCAACGT
It includes:
- the sucC gene encoding ADP-forming succinate--CoA ligase subunit beta encodes the protein MKLHEYQAKEVFADAGIPVPESRLASSVDEVVEAVGEIGFPAAIKAQVHVGGRGKAGGIEIVGSEEEAREAAESILGMDLKGYTVERVLVEAGVDFVDELYVGVTMDRAAGEPVAMVSTEGGVDIETVAEETPEAIAREHIDPAFGMHPFQSRKVVYDAGVEQQFAGDVSSILRTLFTLYENSDASEIEVNPVMITADDDVIAADAVMNIDEDALFRQPELSEMAEASYENDFERKAGEYGFDYVRLSGNVGIIGNGAGLVMTTLDLVDYYGGAPANFLDIGGGAKAERVANALDMVFSDENVDSVVFNIFGGITRGDEVAKGINEALSQFDEIPKPVTVRLAGTNAEEGMEILNTDLVTVEKTLESAVQRAVADAEEVNE
- a CDS encoding DMT family transporter, with protein sequence MADTLAAPPEVYALALVPALLWGFSPVLSKRGMAAGGTSLQASLAVVLVDSTLYLAGLAILRGGDAFAGLDTTTLGVFLLAGVVGTALGRLATFAGVDRVGASVNSAGVSARPLFATMLAVAFLGEPASLSTAVGVVVLVVGLAVLALAKGGDAEGWESYELLFPVAAAVCFAFGNVLRRYGLTSSSVTSLEAVALNELAALAVLAGYAVARGRLGDLKTAPRETWGYFAASGTVTAVALLSLFAALGHPEGTVAVVDPLAATAPLFTTVFAYFLLGDLERVTRGVVVGAALIVLGVALVTAGPALLASVGL